CTGATCTGGTTTACTACAAGAATATCGATGGCTCTTTTATCGGCTGTAACGAGGCCTTTGAGCGCTTTATCGGGGTTTCTCAGGTTGACCTGGTGGCCCGTGAACATCAGGAAGTGACTGAGCGACATCTGGCTTTGCTGGATCTGGAACAGACCATGAATCGTCAGGGACAGAGCCTGACCGATACTTTGGAGCTGGAGGGCAGTAGTTACCTGATCACGGTGTCGCCTTTGTTTAATGACTTGCGCAAGCGCATTGGTACTTTGGGGGTTGCGCGAGATATCAGCGAGCAGCAGCAGGCTTTGACTGCGTTGCGGGCATCGGAACAGAATTTTAAAGCCGCGATTGAGTATGCGCCTAATGGGGTGATCTTATTGTCTGTCGATCGCCTGGTGCTTGAACTGAATCGGGCGGCGCGCAAGTTATTCACGCGCGTTGATATTGGCAGCAGCCTGTATAGCGTATTCGAGGATGCCGATGTGGAGGCGCTCAATGATGTGCTGGATCATTGCCTGCAGGAGCGCCAGGGCGCCAGTGAGTTGAGCCTGGCTCAGCAAGATCCCAAACGCTGGTTGCATCTGAGTGTCTCTCTGGTTTGGGATAAGCAAAAGAATCCTAAATATTTTGTGATCCACATTCAGAACGTCACCGCACTGATCCGCGCCCGACTGGATGCCGAGCGGGCCAACCATGCCAAAAGTCGTTTTATTGCCAATATCAGCCACGAGATCCGCACACCCATCAATGCCATTTTAGGCATGGTGAGCATTCTAAAAAGCGAGCTGGAGGCCAGTCAAGAGCAGCAGAAACTGGAGCAAATAGAGCGCGCCGCCCAGCAATTATTGGCGATGCTCAATGATATTCTGAATTTTGCCCGGCTCGAAAGTGGTCAGGGTAAGCCCAACAACCAGCCGTTTTGTCTGGTCGACTTGGTAACCAGCCTGAGTGGCTTTATTACCCCGCTGAGTAGTGCCAAACAACTGGCGTTTGAGATAGAAGTAGACCCGTTTATCTGGCCAAGGCTGATTGGTGATGAAGCGCGTATCAAGCTGGTGTTGATGAACCTGCTGGGCAATGCGGTGAAGTTTACTGAGCATGGCCGGGTTGGAGTAAGCCTGTCCTTACAGCCTGATTTACAAGCGTCCGGGCAGGCCATTAAATTTTGCGTCTGGGATACTGGCCCAGGGATCAGCGAGCGCGACCAGGCGCGCTTGTTCGATGCCTTTACACAGGGCAATGAAAGTAGCTCGCGAACTCATGAAGGGATCGGACTTGGTCTGGCGATAGTGAAGCAGGTGATCCAGCTATTGGGAGGGGAAATTACGCTATGCAGCAAGCCCGAGGTTGGCAGCCGCTTTGAGTTTACCCTGCAACTGGAGCGCGCCGCATTGCCCGATTATGAACATCAAAAGTCCTTGTTTGTGATCTCAGACGAGCAGGCACCTTTGCCCTACCTGACACATCAGGGGATCCGTCAGGGCAGTGTGGCTGATTTCAAAGCGCTCAGCGCAGCGGCTTCAGTTCACTACCTGGCCTGTGACAATCCTGCTCATATAGCGGCATTGAGTCAGCCAGAGTTCGGCCTGAATGCACGCTGGCTGGTGCCCGACACCGCCGCATGCACTGACGTTTTGCCAGCAAACACCGACGCTCTGAGGTTATTTGCGCCGGTGTTCTATCAAAGCCTGAGTACCTGTTCACTGGAAGCGCCCAGAGCGGCGCTGCCAGAACCCTGCTTGTTATCACCTTTGCTGTGTATTGTGGTCGACGACAACCCGGTGAATTTGGATATCAGTACCACAGTTTTGCAGCAGCGCGGTGCAACTGTGGTTGCGCTGGGCAATGCAGAGCAAATAGTCGACATTTGCCAGAAGCTGCGCCCCGATGTGGTGCTGATGGATTTATACATGCCCAATATTGATGGTTATGAAGCCAGCCGCCAGCTGCGTCGCCACTTTGACCGCGACACTTTGCCCATTATCGCCTTGACTGCCAATGCCCATGAACAGGAAAAACAACAGGCCATGGCGACCGGCCTAAATGGCTTCCTGGTCAAGCCTGTGACCCCTGCGGACTTGTGTGCGGCGCTACAGGAATATGTGCCGGACAGCGAGATTGTCTTTGATCACCCCTTTGCACTGGCCCAAATGATGGGGAAAGAAGCGCTGGTACGCACTATGCTGGAAAAGTTTGCTAAGCTTTGTGAAGAGTACGTGACCACTTTGCACAACACACACAGTGCGCCTGAACTCGTTAGTCTGGCACATACCATTAAAGGCTCGGCAGCCGGACTGGGGCTGTGTCGTTTAGCCGCTCAGGCGCGGGAGTGCGAAACTGCTGCAAAGCAAGCGCAGCAAGCGGCATTTGAGCAGGTGTCTGATGAACAAGCGCGGTTGCTGGCAGCCGCAGAACAAACTTTGTGTTTTATTTCGTTTTGGTTAAAAGGATAAGAAAATGCACAAATCGGCCCATATTCTGGTCTTAGATCCGGACCCTCTCAATCGGGTAGTGCTGCAAAATACCCTGGAAGAAACTTACCTGGTGACGCTGAGCGCAACACCAGAGCAGGCCCTGACTCAGCTTAGGGGCGCAGGTGTTGATTTGATCATCATGGATAATCAACAACTGGGCGATGCTGCTGAGGTTTTTTTGCAGGCGTTAAAAGCCAATGCAGAGACTGCTCAACTGCCTGTGATAGTGATCTCTGCAAGTGCCAGTTTTTTAGATGAAGCGCAGAGCCTTCAGCAGGGCGCTGTCGACTATATTACTAAGCCGTTTAACCCCAATATCGTAAAAGCGCGGGTAAAAATTCATCTGGCCATCAAGCAGCGTAACGATCAGCTCAGCCAGCAGGCACTGATCGATGGCATGACATCACTGCCCAATCGTCGGGCACTGGATCAAACCCTGGCAGCCTTCTGGCGACAGTGTGCGTCGGGTGTTCGGCCGCTGGCGGTATTTGTGCTGGGGGTAGATCACTTTGAGCGATACAACCAGCTGTTTGGCCATATCCGGGGCGATGAATGCCTGTATAAGATTGCGCAGGTTGTTGCCGGGCTTATCAGTAATATGGATGGGTTTACGGCCCGTTATGATGGTGGACGCTTTGTTGCATTGCTGCGTGATATCAGTGAAACAGAAGCGCAAGAGGTCGCAGAGGCCATGCACAAAGCGGTGGCAGCGCTGGCTATTCGCCATCCTCAATCGCCAATTTGTGCGCATGTGACTGTGAGTGTCGGGATTTGCTACACCAAAGCAGACTTCTCAAGAGCACACCGGGATCCGCTTGATTTGGCCGCAGCCGCACTGAACGAAGCGCGCGAACGGCAACAAAAAGCGGTGCTCAGCGTGGTGTGAGCGGTTCAGAGCGCATGTACTCTAGAACCGCCAGGCGATTTAGGTTACAGCAAGTGTGCCAGTGCTGTATCGCCAAATCCAACGAGTTTGCTGTCTTTAAACAGT
The Pseudoalteromonas viridis DNA segment above includes these coding regions:
- a CDS encoding GGDEF domain-containing protein; the encoded protein is MHKSAHILVLDPDPLNRVVLQNTLEETYLVTLSATPEQALTQLRGAGVDLIIMDNQQLGDAAEVFLQALKANAETAQLPVIVISASASFLDEAQSLQQGAVDYITKPFNPNIVKARVKIHLAIKQRNDQLSQQALIDGMTSLPNRRALDQTLAAFWRQCASGVRPLAVFVLGVDHFERYNQLFGHIRGDECLYKIAQVVAGLISNMDGFTARYDGGRFVALLRDISETEAQEVAEAMHKAVAALAIRHPQSPICAHVTVSVGICYTKADFSRAHRDPLDLAAAALNEARERQQKAVLSVV
- a CDS encoding response regulator; amino-acid sequence: MPQFLPLKNYRKAISVALLVPMLLAVVLCFHLYQVKLERQYQVYQAQFFVLAGQVEQETLAAQTVITSIRNSLAEPIRYELDADWQQNIRQQAGYFYRQLPDNGGEVVGLGRFVPTPELVAQWQQIMALGPSFNTALALIDELEAVVFVQDNGFAFVKRRDTSQSNLLTAIVESRFTPQFSQGITATSMPTRVFGKRYFALGQRLASGSLSQILLIYDVDKLAGRLQHMAFGGGGLALKGTQPGVVLATSKDYREIEEAEVRAAKLPWDGGVQFSYRPAAQPFTLNFAQDEASFSAPARYEALLELGFLILFIVFTFAAYVWLNAQVFIRPLKHFVQYLTYQENTPQATMNYAIPKDWQPWFLEIKRVVTQKRDALQQLQDNNAKLDEQVQQQKKALSRSLEAKERQAALLKTVLNSVPDLVYYKNIDGSFIGCNEAFERFIGVSQVDLVAREHQEVTERHLALLDLEQTMNRQGQSLTDTLELEGSSYLITVSPLFNDLRKRIGTLGVARDISEQQQALTALRASEQNFKAAIEYAPNGVILLSVDRLVLELNRAARKLFTRVDIGSSLYSVFEDADVEALNDVLDHCLQERQGASELSLAQQDPKRWLHLSVSLVWDKQKNPKYFVIHIQNVTALIRARLDAERANHAKSRFIANISHEIRTPINAILGMVSILKSELEASQEQQKLEQIERAAQQLLAMLNDILNFARLESGQGKPNNQPFCLVDLVTSLSGFITPLSSAKQLAFEIEVDPFIWPRLIGDEARIKLVLMNLLGNAVKFTEHGRVGVSLSLQPDLQASGQAIKFCVWDTGPGISERDQARLFDAFTQGNESSSRTHEGIGLGLAIVKQVIQLLGGEITLCSKPEVGSRFEFTLQLERAALPDYEHQKSLFVISDEQAPLPYLTHQGIRQGSVADFKALSAAASVHYLACDNPAHIAALSQPEFGLNARWLVPDTAACTDVLPANTDALRLFAPVFYQSLSTCSLEAPRAALPEPCLLSPLLCIVVDDNPVNLDISTTVLQQRGATVVALGNAEQIVDICQKLRPDVVLMDLYMPNIDGYEASRQLRRHFDRDTLPIIALTANAHEQEKQQAMATGLNGFLVKPVTPADLCAALQEYVPDSEIVFDHPFALAQMMGKEALVRTMLEKFAKLCEEYVTTLHNTHSAPELVSLAHTIKGSAAGLGLCRLAAQARECETAAKQAQQAAFEQVSDEQARLLAAAEQTLCFISFWLKG